A stretch of DNA from Bacillus sp. NP157:
CGCCGGTCACCGTGGTCCATCCCACCGCCGTGATCCCGATCGACCCACGCAACGGCCGCGATCTCACCGTTGCGCCGCTGATGAACGGCGACATGTACAGCTGGAATCCGGACGCCTCGCCGACCGGTCCCATCTCCATGGTGCTCAGCGTGCCCGACCAGCGCGTCATCGTCTTCCGCAACGGCATCGAAATCGGCCGGAGCAAGGTCGAGGTCACCAATCCGCTCGTCGGCACCCATGCCTACATCGTGGCCGCGGGCTACATGGCGCCGGCGGCGACGCGCGAAGGGCTGCAGATGCCGAACTGGATCACGATCGGCATCCCCGGCCACGGCGAGGAAGCGGGCAAGGTCGTCGACGAGGCGCTGGTCGACCGCGTCGCCGTGCCACGCGAGTTCATGGCGAAGATCCTGCCGGAGCTGAAGCCCGGCGACGTGCTGCTCGCCACCGACGAAAGGATCCTGCCGTCGACGACGGGGCCGCAACTCGAAGTGATCGACGCCAGGCCGCCGGAGCGCGCCCCGTAGGACGCGCACGCGGTGTCAGTTGGGTAGCGGCAGCGAGATCGGATTCGACTTGATGCTGCTGCTGAGGCCGGGGAATGGATCGATGCCGGTCTCGTCGCTGATGTCGTCGATCGACACCACCGTGCACACGGTCGCGTCGACGTTGGTGCAACGCCACGCCGCCGCGCCACCCGCCTTCGCGTCGTAGACGGCTTTCCACGTGTAGTTCGGCACGATGACCGCGTCGTCACCGATGGTGTCGGGCGTGGCGCCATCGAAACCGGGGCCGGTGACGACGTAGATGTCGCCGTCGGCGAGCACCATGTTGCGCAGGCTGGTTTCGATGCGCTCCCACTTGCCGGTGTTCAGCGTGTGGTTCTGCGGCACCATGTTGGCCAGCGAAAAGCTATCGCGTTGCGCGGTGGCATTCGGTTCGTCGCCGCTCGGCGTCATGTGGCCACGGTCGAAGCCACTGCCCTTGTAGTCGGCGAGT
This window harbors:
- a CDS encoding L,D-transpeptidase; the protein is MTRLLAAFALLIVLAMPASAAVPTWGAKQSSPADTPPSALKAGEWIWGGRATSPGPMAVIVSLTEQRAYAYRNGILIGVTTVSTGKKGYETPTGVFTILQKDKNHKSNKYNAAPMPYQERLTWDGVALHAGGLPGYPESHGCVHMPTEFARLLFDSTNMGMTVVVAEEGTAPVTVVHPTAVIPIDPRNGRDLTVAPLMNGDMYSWNPDASPTGPISMVLSVPDQRVIVFRNGIEIGRSKVEVTNPLVGTHAYIVAAGYMAPAATREGLQMPNWITIGIPGHGEEAGKVVDEALVDRVAVPREFMAKILPELKPGDVLLATDERILPSTTGPQLEVIDARPPERAP
- a CDS encoding DNA/RNA non-specific endonuclease yields the protein MFKRHARAFCAVVAFVFAGSAFASETSCPQFFQGSEAPDLVDSSLAERTTTLCFNAYSLIASGVTKGPLWAAEHLTTEQIEDAQNTPRKDAFHAETGIPEADRSELADYKGSGFDRGHMTPSGDEPNATAQRDSFSLANMVPQNHTLNTGKWERIETSLRNMVLADGDIYVVTGPGFDGATPDTIGDDAVIVPNYTWKAVYDAKAGGAAAWRCTNVDATVCTVVSIDDISDETGIDPFPGLSSSIKSNPISLPLPN